The window AGAACAAGGTCCGAAGCTACCTGCTCTCCGGGTCCCAACCGCCCGCAGTTGCCGGAGCGTGCATTGCGGCTCTTCAGATTGTGCAAGAGCAGCCCTCGTTACTGAGTAAGCTCTGGGCCAACACACTTTACTTCAAAAACGGTCTGAAAGATATCGGCTTCGACACTGGAAACAGCGAGACTCCAATCACGCCAGTGATAGCCGGGGATGCCGGTAAGGCTCGCGAACTGGCTGAAAACCTCTTCAAGCTCGGAATATTCGTTCTCCCGATTGTCTACCCGATGGTTGCGAAAGACAAAGCAAGGGTCAGGACAATTGTAACCAGCGCGCACACAAGGAAGGATCTCGATTTGGCACTGGTAGCATTTCGAAAGGCTGGCAGACAACTAGCTCTGATCTGACCACAGTTGTCCTTGCTCGGGATTCGCATTGGTGAAGAAGAATAAAGGAGCAAAGAAGAGCCGAAGTCTAGCGTTCAAAGTTCGCAAGGCTACATTGAAAGATGTTCCGGTCTTGGTTCGCCAGCGCAGGGAGATGTGGCGCGTTCTTGGGGAGAGAGACCCGGAAGAGTTGGACAGAGCTGACAAGGTCTACGCCCGGTGGTCACGATCAAGAATGAAAAGCGGGAATTTGATGGGATGGGTGGCCGAGGATCGGGGCAAGATACTTGGTGGAGGATGTGTGTGGCTGCAGCCTGTTCAACCGCGGCCAGGGTACAGTCTCATGGTCCAGCCATACCTACTATCAATGTATACGGAACCTCGGTCAAGGGGACTGGGCGTGGCCTCCGGTATTGTGGAGAAAGCTCTGGAGTGGTGCCGATCGAACGGGTTTCCGCAGCTTCGGTTGCATGCTAGCGTGATGGGAAGGAAAGTCTACCGCAAGCATGGTTTCGAGCGGACTTGGGAAATGAGGCGTAGAATCAAGAAGCTCAGAGAAGATAGCTAACCGGTCATTTTGACAGAGAAGTTTAGGTACCAAGCGATCGTCTGAGCTGGTCTTGTCACGTG is drawn from Candidatus Bathyarchaeia archaeon and contains these coding sequences:
- a CDS encoding GNAT family N-acetyltransferase, translated to MKKNKGAKKSRSLAFKVRKATLKDVPVLVRQRREMWRVLGERDPEELDRADKVYARWSRSRMKSGNLMGWVAEDRGKILGGGCVWLQPVQPRPGYSLMVQPYLLSMYTEPRSRGLGVASGIVEKALEWCRSNGFPQLRLHASVMGRKVYRKHGFERTWEMRRRIKKLREDS